The following is a genomic window from Planctomycetota bacterium.
ACGATGGCGGCGTCCTCAAGGAATCCCGCGGCGTCGAGGTCGGGCACGTCTTCAAGCTCGGCACCGTCTACTCCGAGAAGATGGGCGCGACGTTCCTCGACGAGAACAACGCGGAAAAGCCGGTCATCATGGGCTGCTATGGCATCGGCGTCGGGCGGATCCTGCTGTCGGCCGTCGAGACGTCCCACGACGAACGCGGCATCCAATGGCCGGTCAACATCGCGCCGTACGAGGTGGTCGTGACGCCGATCAAGTACGACGGCGTGGCGAAAGAAAAGGCCGACGCGATCTACGACGAGCTGAAGGCGAAGGGCGTCGACGTGTTGCTCGACGACCGCGACGATCGTCCCGGCAGCAAGTTCGCGGACGCCGACCTCATCGGGATTCCGCTGCGGGTCGTCGTAGGCGATCGCGGTCTGGAGAAAGGCGTTGTCGAGCTCAAGGACCGCCACACCGGCGAGACAAGCGATGTCGCGGTCGATAACGCGGTCGAGACGGTCCTGCAGCGGCTCGGTGCATTGCGGGATTTGACGCCGACATCTAACGTGCAGGCGTGATGCTCCAGCGGCTACTCCGGCGTTTGGGACTCCCCGCGATCGCCGCCGTCGGGGTGGCCATCGCGACGATGCCGACGTGGGCCCAGCCCGCCGGGCGTGGGCAGACGAGCAATGTGCCGCTGCTGACCGAAGAGCAGATCAACCTCGTCCGACAGGCCGAGCTCCAGCCGCTGGACGGCCAGAGCCGAGGGCCACGCATCCGGTTCGACGAGAACCTCATCCGCCGATTCGTCGACGCCCGACCCGAGCTCGACTTCCGTGCGTTCAACACCGGCGGCGACGTCGCCAAAGCCCTCTTCATCCTCGAAAACGGCACCGAGGAAGAGCAGGCCGACGTCCTGATCCTGACCGATCCGGCATCGCTGGAGTTGTTCAAGCGGAGCATCCACACGGCCGTCATTCGCGGCTGTGCGACCAGCGCATGTCACGGCTCGAACGACCCCGAGCGGCACGCGGGCTTCCAACTCGTCAACAGCGGGCGTGGTGACGACGTGATCTACACGAACTTCTACACGCTCAGCCGCGGCAAGGTCAGCGTCGCCAACCCGACCGGCGGGGCGTTCGGCGGCCCCGCAGAGGTCGAACGTCGCCTGATCGAACGGCAGAACCCCGAGGCGTCGCTGCTGCTCACCTACGCCTTGCCCGCCGGTGCCACCGATCGGCCGCACCCGGAGGTCGAGGGCTATCGGCCGCTGTTCCAGAACCCGCGCGAGCCGGTCTACCGCGACCTGACCGTGTGGCTGAACGAGGTTTTGGATCGCACCGTCGTCGGCTATGCCTTCGACGAAGACGCGGCCACTCAGACGCCCGCCGATTCGGCACCGTGAGCCGTCGGCGATATCGTGCAAGGCGATGGCATCCGACACGCTGCTGAAGGTCCGCATCTGGACGAAGGTCACCCTGCTGAGCATCGTGGCGATCTACACGATCGTCTTCGTCCTGCTCAACGGCCGGGGGACGATCGACGTGTGGCTCTTCCCGACGGTGACACTCAACACGTCGCCGATCGTCGGGCTGCTCGCGGCCTTCGTGCTCGGGGCGCTGGCGATGCTTCTTACGCGGATGGCGTTTGCGACGCTGCGTCAGGCCAAGACTGCCCGCGAGAAGGGGCGCACGGACCGGCTGGAACGTGAGATTCAGGAGATGAAGCTGCGTGCTTCGTCGCCGACGCCGACGAAGCGTTGACGGGCATTTGAGAAAAAGTTATCGGTCCGAAGTTGCAGCGCGCGCGCGGCGTGCTAATTTGCGCCCAGCGCGGCCGCGGATTCGGCCGTCTTCTCCAACCCAGGCCGATGACACGCGTCGGCCGCGTCGAAAGGAATCGACCCGATGCCATCGCACAGTCTTGTTCGCCGTCTCGCGCTCGCCGCTCCCATCGCGGCCTCCGGCCTGTTTGTCGCCGGTTGCCAGAACGCGATGTACGACGAGAACCTCGCGCTGCACCACCAGGCCCGCCAGCTCCAGAAGGACAAAAAGAGCCTTCAGACAGAGATTTCTCAGCGGCCGACGCAGGCGCAGCTCGCCTCGCTCCAAAGCGAAAACGCGGCCAAGGCCGCTCGCATCGCGGACCTCGAGCGTCAGCTCGCCGAGCGTCTGGCCATGCCGGATGACACGGGCCTCATGATCCCGGGCATCGACAACGTCGACGTCAGCCTCAACGACAACGAGATGACGATGCGTGTGCCGGGCGACCTGCTGTTCGCCAGCGGCTCTGACACCGTCAACAGCTCGGCCAAGGCGACGCTTAACCGGATCGCCGAGATCCTGCAGAGCGACTACGCCGGCTCCACCGTCCGCGTCGAGGGCCACACCGACTCCGACCCGATCAAGCGGAGCAAGAGCAAGTACGACTCGAACCGCGACCTGTCGCTGCGTCGCGCCTATGCCGTCACCAAGATCCTCGAAGGCTCGGGCGTCACCGCCAGCCGCATCGAAACCGTCGGCCACGGCGAGCACCAGTCGATGGGTCAGGGCAAGAAGCAGGACCGCCGCGTCGAAATCATCGTCGTGCTCTGAAAGACTCGGTTTCCGACGGTCATTCCGTCATCCTGAGCGAGCGCAGCGAGTCGAAGGACCTCGCCTGCGCACCCCGATCGGATCCAGGCGAGGTCCCTCGGCTGCGCTCGGGATGACGGACAGTGCTATTCGCCGATGGCTTTGGCGGGAACGCCGACGACGGTGACGTCGCCGGCGATGTCCCGTGTTACGACCGCGCCTGCGCCGATGATCGCCCAGGCGTTGGCTTCCAGGCAGGGCAGGACCCGCGCGCCGAGGCCGACGAAGACGCCGTCGCCCAGACGCACCCGCCCCGCCAGCGCAGCCGCCGGGGCGACGTGGACGGCATTGCCCAGCTGACACTCGTGATCGACCACGGCGTTCGTGTTGATCACGCACGCCTCGCCGAGCTGTGCCTCGCAACAAACCGTGGCTCCGGCACAAACGACGGTGCCCGCGGCGAGCGACGCTGACGACGAGACAACCGCGGAAGGATGAACGAGCGTCGCGATCTCCAGGCCGGCCCGCGCGGCCTCGCGGGCGTGTTCGAGGCGGACGCGATTGTCGCCGATGGCCAGGGCGACAGTCGCCGCACCAACCTCGCGTGCGTGATGTTCGAGGCGATTCATGCCGCCCAGCACCGGCCGGCCGACGACGCTCTTGCCGTGCAGACTCTCGTCGCCATCGATGAAGCCGGCGACGTCTCGGCCCATGACATCGAGCAGATCGGCGACGACCTTGCCGTGACCACCCGCGCCGAGGATGAGCACGGGGCCGTTGCCTGAGCGGGACATACGCGTTTTGTATCGACAACCCGGGCCAAAGCACTTGCACGCCTGCCGTCTCGCGTTACCCTGCGGACGAGCGCTGCGGCAGGATGCCGCCGCAACCCATCTTTTCTCCCGCCAGCCAAGGAGTGGCACGATGGCCGATCAGGAATTCACCACCGTTCTGGGTCCCGACGTTTCGATCAAGGGCGAGCTGTCCTTTGAGAAGGCTGTCCGTTTGCAGGGCAAGTTTGAGGGCGAAGTCCGCACGGGCGGGCTGCTCCACGTCGATCGCGAGGCCTCGCTGACCGGTGACGTCAAGGCCGGCAACGTCCGCGTCGACGGAACCGTCCGCGGCAACCTCAGCGCAAACGGCCGCATCGAGCTCAAGGAGTCCAGCGACCACGAGGGCGACCTCACCGCCGGCAAGCTCATCGTCGAAGAGGGCGCCGTCTTCAAGGGCCACGTCACCGTCGGCCCCAACGCCGTCAAAGCCGGCGGCAAGAAGGACGACTCTGCCGACGACGCCATGCCAATCCGCAACGGCCTGGCCGTGAGCACGAAATGAGGTCGCAAAGCTTGAAGGACGAGCGATGAAGGATGAAGCCACGCGCTTCTCCTTCTCATCCCTCCTCCTTCATCCCTCATCCATTCTGCGATGCCTTCCCTCCTCTCCAAGTTCGCCCCGGCCGATGGGTTGCTGGCGATCACCTGCTACCGCTGCGGCGGCCGGCAGGAGGTAGGGCGGCGGGCGCAGACCGTCACGTGCCGGCACTGCAACAAGCCGCTGCAGGTCAGTGACGTGCAGGTCAAGAAGTACGACGCCCGCCGCGAGATTCGCACGGTCGGCACGCTGATCGTCGAGAAAAAGGGCAAAATCGTCGCAAAACAGGTCGAATGCGGAGGCATGATCGCCCGCGGTGAAATCCGCTCGTCCGACAAGACAATCGTCCGCGGCGTCATCCTCGCCGGACCCAAGTGCAACCTCGGCGGCGACGTCGACGCGCACGCAATGTCCGTCAGCGAAGGAGCCGAGCTCAACGGCTACTACTGCGTCGGCAAGGACCACATGGTCCCGCCGCCTCCGATCGTCGAAGAGCAAGTCGACGACTCGATGCCCGTCGGTGACCGCGTCGACCAGCAGGCTTCGGAGTCAGAGCCCAAGGTCGACGAAGCCGAGCGCATGCGAGCACTTTCTGCAATTGCTACCGGAAAAGCACGCGTTCGGTGACGCACGACCTACGCGCGCTCCAACTCCAAGACGTCCGCGCAACGTCTCGCGCAGGCCTCAACGGAGAGCCCGACGAGGCACGTCCGGTGCACGCACGATCTGCTGAAGCACGGTGCACACGACACGTCTAACCGCACGACCGACCGCGCCGATCCGTGTGGCCCGGTCAGGTGCGGATCCGTCGGCCCGAACAGCGCGACGAGTGGACGGTGCAACGCTGCGGCAAGGTGCATGGGGCCGGAGTCGTTGGCGATGACCAGTGACGCGTGCTTCATCAAGCTCGCCAGTTCGCGGACACTGGTGCGGTTGACGACGTTCAGGCCGCCGATGAGGGTCGCGGCATCGACCGCATCGCCGGCACCAGCGACGACGCATTCGAGGCCGTGCTTCATGCCCAAAACCTCAGATAATCTGGCAAAATGCTCCGCCGGCCAACGCTTGGTTCGCCAGTTCGTCCCGGGCAACATGAGCACGAAGGGCCTGTCGTCGAGCGGCTCGATGAGCTTCGCGGCCGCAGCGTCGTCGGCGTCTGTGGTGACGATGTCTGCCGATGCCGGCGATCGTCCGCAACCAAGGTGCTCGGCCACGTCGAGGTACCGCTCGGCCGCGTTGCGTGCTCCAGGTCGGCGGGCAACGCGGTCGTTGTAGAACAGCGACGCCCCTTCCCGCGCGTAGGCGAAGCCGACGCGTCTCCTGGCCCGCGAGCGTCTGGTCAA
Proteins encoded in this region:
- a CDS encoding His/Gly/Thr/Pro-type tRNA ligase C-terminal domain-containing protein; the encoded protein is PGVSTISELSTLLKVKPKHILKTLVFRKASGGWVLAVVRGDHEVNVAKLQVEVEEPVTLDEVAAKEAGFSIGFVGPGDQERAEEMIVDFDAFNGGFWVAGANEPDYHVKHFTWQRDTASSNTRFQISQSHLLGDRIRPADIRNAVDGDPSPMNDGGVLKESRGVEVGHVFKLGTVYSEKMGATFLDENNAEKPVIMGCYGIGVGRILLSAVETSHDERGIQWPVNIAPYEVVVTPIKYDGVAKEKADAIYDELKAKGVDVLLDDRDDRPGSKFADADLIGIPLRVVVGDRGLEKGVVELKDRHTGETSDVAVDNAVETVLQRLGALRDLTPTSNVQA
- a CDS encoding OmpA family protein, with the protein product MPSHSLVRRLALAAPIAASGLFVAGCQNAMYDENLALHHQARQLQKDKKSLQTEISQRPTQAQLASLQSENAAKAARIADLERQLAERLAMPDDTGLMIPGIDNVDVSLNDNEMTMRVPGDLLFASGSDTVNSSAKATLNRIAEILQSDYAGSTVRVEGHTDSDPIKRSKSKYDSNRDLSLRRAYAVTKILEGSGVTASRIETVGHGEHQSMGQGKKQDRRVEIIVVL
- a CDS encoding polymer-forming cytoskeletal protein; the protein is MPSLLSKFAPADGLLAITCYRCGGRQEVGRRAQTVTCRHCNKPLQVSDVQVKKYDARREIRTVGTLIVEKKGKIVAKQVECGGMIARGEIRSSDKTIVRGVILAGPKCNLGGDVDAHAMSVSEGAELNGYYCVGKDHMVPPPPIVEEQVDDSMPVGDRVDQQASESEPKVDEAERMRALSAIATGKARVR
- a CDS encoding acetyltransferase; this encodes MSRSGNGPVLILGAGGHGKVVADLLDVMGRDVAGFIDGDESLHGKSVVGRPVLGGMNRLEHHAREVGAATVALAIGDNRVRLEHAREAARAGLEIATLVHPSAVVSSSASLAAGTVVCAGATVCCEAQLGEACVINTNAVVDHECQLGNAVHVAPAAALAGRVRLGDGVFVGLGARVLPCLEANAWAIIGAGAVVTRDIAGDVTVVGVPAKAIGE
- the waaF gene encoding lipopolysaccharide heptosyltransferase II; protein product: MPDEPRRILIVKPTALGDVVQSLPVAGLLKRRWPEATIDWLIARPFAPLLETHPHVDDVLLFDRHRDAGPRVQARATRRLVAQLRSRGYDLAIDLQGLFRSGWLTRRSRARRRVGFAYAREGASLFYNDRVARRPGARNAAERYLDVAEHLGCGRSPASADIVTTDADDAAAAKLIEPLDDRPFVLMLPGTNWRTKRWPAEHFARLSEVLGMKHGLECVVAGAGDAVDAATLIGGLNVVNRTSVRELASLMKHASLVIANDSGPMHLAAALHRPLVALFGPTDPHLTGPHGSARSVVRLDVSCAPCFSRSCVHRTCLVGLSVEACARRCADVLELERA
- a CDS encoding polymer-forming cytoskeletal protein, with amino-acid sequence MADQEFTTVLGPDVSIKGELSFEKAVRLQGKFEGEVRTGGLLHVDREASLTGDVKAGNVRVDGTVRGNLSANGRIELKESSDHEGDLTAGKLIVEEGAVFKGHVTVGPNAVKAGGKKDDSADDAMPIRNGLAVSTK